A genome region from Sediminispirochaeta bajacaliforniensis DSM 16054 includes the following:
- a CDS encoding LacI family DNA-binding transcriptional regulator, with product MEKEHKPVTIKDIARIAGVSHSTVSRSLNNSSLISQVTKQRIQKIAKELNFVFDSSARSLSTGRTGSVAVIFPELFDYFGNSLYMGMLIQGVRHGFDRFSIDSIATFAKNEYTGESNINRLISRRKIDGLLIVHPEIDPGDWEYIEKSGIPFVVLHFKPRSYDYSHMNYLFTDHVYGGELATRRLIEAGCRKILCLSEDSVEPQFQERTDGYKRALAEAGIPFDARLVKKGMVSFEFGYRTILEMQDRLHEIDGIFAEADLVAIGCIEALKGLNVSIPGDIPVIGYDDTELGAVFHPPLTTIHQPREEHAGLACARLVELIEGAGDPPMQLIVKPQLIERESCP from the coding sequence ATGGAGAAGGAGCACAAACCGGTAACTATTAAGGATATTGCGAGAATTGCCGGTGTTAGCCATTCGACGGTGTCGCGAAGCCTTAACAATAGTTCTCTCATTTCTCAAGTCACAAAGCAGCGTATACAGAAAATCGCCAAAGAATTGAATTTTGTTTTCGATTCAAGTGCCCGCAGCCTTTCTACCGGAAGAACGGGAAGTGTTGCGGTGATTTTCCCCGAACTCTTTGATTATTTTGGAAATTCGCTGTATATGGGGATGTTGATTCAAGGGGTTCGGCATGGTTTCGATCGTTTTTCCATCGACAGTATCGCCACTTTTGCCAAGAACGAATACACCGGTGAAAGTAATATAAACAGACTTATTAGTCGGCGAAAGATTGATGGCCTGTTAATTGTCCATCCCGAGATTGACCCCGGAGATTGGGAATACATCGAAAAATCGGGGATTCCCTTTGTTGTACTTCACTTTAAACCGAGAAGCTATGATTATTCTCACATGAATTATCTTTTTACCGATCACGTCTATGGTGGCGAACTTGCAACACGGAGGCTGATTGAAGCTGGATGTCGAAAAATTCTCTGCCTCAGCGAAGATTCTGTCGAGCCGCAGTTTCAAGAGCGTACTGATGGGTATAAGCGTGCTCTTGCCGAGGCCGGAATCCCTTTTGATGCCCGACTTGTAAAAAAGGGAATGGTTTCATTCGAATTTGGGTATCGCACGATACTTGAGATGCAAGATCGCCTGCATGAAATTGACGGTATCTTCGCCGAGGCGGATCTTGTTGCCATCGGCTGTATTGAGGCGTTGAAAGGCCTTAATGTTTCTATTCCTGGTGATATACCGGTTATCGGCTACGATGATACTGAGCTCGGTGCGGTTTTTCATCCACCGCTCACCACAATTCATCAGCCTCGGGAGGAGCATGCAGGACTTGCTTGTGCTCGTCTTGTGGAATTAATTGAAGGTGCTGGGGATCCGCCTATGCAGCTTATTGTCAAGCCGCAGTTGATTGAGCGGGAGAGCTGCCCATAG
- a CDS encoding glycosyl hydrolase family 65 protein, giving the protein MKSSPHFAGPWLLEQDAHNKEGVVAMGSNFLCANGYLGYRGTFPHWRKESYVACVVEDTWDNADGIWSELSSIPNGLYFRVENGEGKALQTSTAPEAKSFLRLDLEKALLSGSMDFDLPESGRITCSFTRLANISGIHLLAQRMVLSADTDCSIIAVVGIDTDVWSLNGNHFATLSQAQQATNAGPGIDMRTGQSGIDIALRQALLLNGTKPREGSNFMIQEGIMLRPFRLALRAGESVTIDVGVSIYSSRDLPHPQEESEEDAKQFLEQGFDAIREEHEACWKKIWERYTASVDSDDDAWGILNFNTYHNVIATPSHSDHLPIGARGLSCQAYQGAAFWDQEIFNLPGHLYAQPETARRLLSYRYKTLDGARRKAARLGFEGAFYAWISGDSGDELCPDYFFKDVLTGRKIRNHFNDWQIHISPDIAYAIRSYRIATGDDSFSVGEGAEILFEVARFIASRVVWLPRKSRYEIHQVIGPDEYHENANNNLFTNVQCRFALTEAFETLQNLKQHHPKRLEELTSLLQLEEQEPALWNDIADKLFIPGIDPTTGLLPQFDGYFDLEDIAPSELAGRLKDSNEYWGWPNGIAFETQVIKQADVIQLFYQHPHLYDKETMRRNYRYYEKRTQHRSSLSPAIHAIVAARLGFADEAYRYFLDAGLIDLYNSKPAISGGTFIGGIHTAACGIARQMAIQGFAGIEACERGIRFEPALPEVWKKLSFPFYYHGNRIEVTVEKERAIFEHKGKGKSIPLLLPEKVVELAAGENVEVHL; this is encoded by the coding sequence ATGAAGAGCTCGCCTCACTTCGCAGGCCCTTGGCTACTCGAACAGGATGCACACAACAAGGAAGGAGTCGTTGCAATGGGCAGCAACTTTCTCTGCGCAAATGGATACCTCGGCTACCGTGGAACCTTTCCCCATTGGCGAAAAGAATCATATGTTGCCTGTGTGGTCGAGGATACCTGGGACAACGCTGATGGAATCTGGAGCGAACTTTCTTCGATACCAAACGGCCTCTATTTTCGGGTAGAAAATGGAGAAGGAAAAGCCTTACAGACATCAACTGCCCCCGAGGCAAAAAGCTTCCTGCGCCTTGATTTGGAAAAGGCACTGTTATCGGGCTCCATGGATTTCGACCTTCCAGAAAGCGGGCGCATTACCTGCTCCTTCACTCGGCTGGCAAATATCAGCGGCATCCATCTCCTTGCTCAGCGCATGGTTCTCTCTGCAGATACCGATTGTTCCATAATCGCGGTTGTCGGTATCGATACCGATGTATGGAGCCTCAATGGCAATCACTTTGCAACACTTTCCCAGGCGCAACAAGCCACTAATGCTGGTCCGGGCATCGATATGAGAACAGGCCAGTCCGGTATCGATATAGCCCTCCGCCAGGCTCTTCTTCTAAATGGAACAAAGCCAAGGGAAGGGTCCAATTTTATGATACAAGAAGGCATCATGCTGCGCCCTTTTCGCCTCGCCCTCAGGGCAGGCGAAAGCGTAACCATCGATGTAGGTGTAAGTATATACTCTTCCCGGGACCTACCCCATCCCCAGGAAGAGTCGGAAGAAGACGCAAAGCAGTTTTTAGAGCAAGGCTTTGATGCCATACGAGAGGAACACGAGGCCTGCTGGAAAAAGATCTGGGAACGTTACACTGCTTCCGTCGATAGTGATGATGATGCCTGGGGCATACTTAACTTCAATACCTATCACAACGTCATTGCCACCCCCTCCCATAGCGACCATCTTCCCATCGGGGCCAGAGGGCTCTCCTGCCAGGCATATCAGGGGGCGGCATTTTGGGACCAGGAGATATTCAACCTTCCCGGACACCTCTACGCCCAGCCGGAAACGGCACGACGGCTTTTAAGCTATCGATACAAAACCTTGGACGGAGCAAGACGCAAGGCGGCCCGACTCGGTTTCGAGGGGGCCTTTTACGCCTGGATCAGCGGTGACAGCGGTGACGAGCTTTGTCCCGACTACTTTTTCAAGGATGTGCTGACAGGAAGGAAAATCAGGAACCACTTCAACGACTGGCAAATTCACATAAGCCCAGATATTGCCTATGCCATACGAAGCTACCGTATTGCCACCGGTGATGACTCTTTCTCTGTTGGAGAGGGGGCGGAAATTCTCTTTGAGGTTGCCAGGTTTATCGCCAGCAGGGTGGTCTGGCTTCCCCGGAAGAGCCGCTATGAAATCCACCAGGTAATAGGTCCCGACGAGTACCATGAGAATGCAAACAACAACCTTTTTACCAACGTCCAGTGTCGTTTCGCACTTACCGAAGCCTTTGAAACCCTGCAAAACCTGAAACAACACCACCCAAAGCGCCTTGAGGAGCTCACATCACTACTGCAACTTGAAGAACAAGAACCCGCACTTTGGAACGACATCGCCGACAAACTCTTCATCCCTGGTATAGATCCAACGACGGGGTTACTTCCTCAATTCGACGGCTATTTTGATTTGGAGGATATAGCGCCCTCCGAGCTTGCCGGACGCCTGAAAGACAGTAATGAGTACTGGGGCTGGCCAAACGGCATTGCCTTCGAAACCCAGGTGATCAAGCAGGCCGATGTGATACAACTTTTTTACCAGCACCCTCACCTGTATGACAAAGAGACGATGCGTCGCAACTATCGCTATTATGAGAAACGGACACAACACCGTTCATCTTTGAGCCCGGCGATCCATGCCATTGTGGCCGCCCGCCTCGGTTTCGCCGATGAGGCCTATCGCTATTTTCTCGATGCAGGGCTCATCGACCTCTATAATTCCAAGCCGGCCATAAGCGGAGGTACCTTCATCGGGGGTATTCATACCGCAGCATGCGGCATCGCCCGCCAGATGGCAATACAGGGCTTTGCCGGCATAGAGGCGTGCGAAAGGGGAATCCGCTTTGAACCGGCTTTGCCTGAAGTGTGGAAAAAGCTCTCGTTCCCTTTTTATTACCATGGCAACAGAATCGAAGTTACTGTGGAGAAAGAACGGGCCATTTTCGAACATAAAGGAAAGGGGAAGTCGATACCCCTTCTATTGCCTGAAAAAGTAGTGGAACTTGCGGCGGGAGAAAATGTGGAAGTTCATTTGTAA
- a CDS encoding DUF3100 domain-containing protein: protein MKGGKGTDSGALGGFFAVVKDSRLMLSVVGIVVVSELIGIVKIPLGASLSIALFPMLYAMILGMFSYFLKAVKKEQSEKAENMILLAILPLIAKLGMSIGPSLSKLSDMGLAILLQEFGHVGSILIALPIGLLFGFRRELVGMTHSIGREANVSLIAERYGIDSDEGRGVMTIYIVGTLLGTLFYGLMVPVFVKMIPSLHVEAWALASGVGSGSMMAASSGALSTVFPDRAKDILAYAGASQVLTTATGLYMSIFIFLPLTNRLYAWLSPIIGKKKDEEKTI, encoded by the coding sequence ATGAAAGGAGGCAAAGGTACAGATTCAGGAGCATTGGGCGGTTTTTTCGCAGTTGTAAAAGACAGCCGGCTCATGCTATCTGTCGTCGGCATCGTTGTTGTATCGGAATTGATAGGAATTGTCAAAATCCCTTTAGGTGCTTCTCTGTCAATAGCACTGTTTCCGATGCTCTATGCCATGATTTTGGGAATGTTTTCTTACTTTTTAAAAGCGGTGAAAAAAGAACAGAGCGAAAAAGCAGAGAACATGATTTTGTTAGCGATCCTTCCTTTGATAGCGAAACTTGGTATGTCTATTGGGCCATCCCTTTCTAAGCTATCGGATATGGGACTTGCTATCTTACTTCAGGAATTCGGCCATGTCGGTTCAATTCTTATTGCCCTACCTATTGGTCTTTTGTTTGGGTTTCGCCGTGAATTAGTGGGAATGACCCACTCTATTGGCCGGGAGGCAAATGTATCACTTATTGCCGAACGTTACGGTATCGATTCGGATGAGGGAAGAGGGGTTATGACCATTTACATTGTCGGAACCTTGTTGGGGACCCTGTTTTATGGATTGATGGTTCCCGTTTTTGTAAAAATGATTCCCTCACTCCATGTTGAAGCGTGGGCCCTTGCATCCGGGGTTGGCAGCGGCAGTATGATGGCTGCTTCCAGTGGGGCCCTTAGCACCGTTTTCCCCGATCGTGCCAAAGATATCTTGGCCTATGCTGGGGCCAGCCAGGTTTTGACGACTGCAACGGGATTGTATATGTCAATTTTCATTTTCTTACCTCTTACCAACCGCCTCTATGCGTGGTTGTCGCCTATTATCGGAAAGAAAAAGGATGAGGAGAAAACAATATGA
- a CDS encoding amidohydrolase has translation MASETQQMETEISALFSEAVEWRRSLHRHPQSGWLEFYATGFVAKKLESWGYQVLLGDKIIDPHSRLFLPAPETMDEAYGNALSAGIDEQYIRPAKGGLTGVVGIIQGKQPGPVIAYRFDIDSLEITETNNPELAANKEGFVSCYRGYAHMCGHDANTATGLLLAKYLSQRVDSLCGTVKLIFQPDEERLSGAKSMVAAGVVDDVDYLMAGHIAATMAETGAVAFHVSNMLSVSRSEITFHGASAHSTGRPDLGKNAILGACSAALNLHTIARHGNGLSVVHVGKITGGDSWNNVADRASLWIEVRAASSDIDAYLQRRVQQVLEGAAESYDLHVESRLVVSSEAGHNSPELIELGKRAIDGLSCVTAVPTAQVNASEDFVAMANIVRRRGGQAMYMLHGSPVGGGLHSDSLEIDEKVIRNAAVTYAAIYEALTKFTI, from the coding sequence ATGGCAAGTGAGACGCAACAAATGGAGACGGAAATTTCGGCCCTATTTTCCGAAGCCGTTGAATGGAGAAGAAGTTTACATCGACACCCTCAATCGGGATGGTTGGAATTTTATGCTACGGGCTTTGTTGCAAAAAAACTTGAATCCTGGGGATATCAGGTTTTGTTGGGTGATAAGATAATTGACCCTCATTCGCGTTTGTTTTTGCCTGCTCCCGAAACCATGGATGAGGCGTATGGGAATGCCCTTTCGGCTGGTATTGATGAACAGTATATTCGTCCTGCCAAAGGAGGTCTGACCGGTGTTGTCGGTATTATTCAGGGAAAACAACCTGGTCCTGTGATTGCATATCGGTTTGATATTGATTCCTTAGAAATAACCGAAACAAACAATCCGGAACTGGCAGCTAACAAAGAGGGCTTTGTTTCCTGCTATAGAGGATATGCACACATGTGTGGCCATGATGCAAATACGGCAACAGGACTTCTATTAGCAAAATATCTCTCACAAAGAGTCGACTCATTATGCGGTACCGTTAAATTGATTTTTCAGCCGGATGAGGAACGGCTATCGGGTGCTAAATCCATGGTTGCCGCAGGTGTTGTCGACGATGTTGATTATTTAATGGCCGGGCATATTGCGGCAACCATGGCTGAAACTGGAGCTGTTGCTTTTCATGTTTCAAATATGCTGTCGGTATCACGTTCTGAAATCACCTTTCACGGTGCATCGGCCCATTCTACAGGAAGACCGGATCTCGGCAAAAATGCAATCCTCGGCGCCTGTAGTGCCGCTTTGAATCTTCACACCATTGCCCGACACGGAAATGGCCTTTCTGTAGTCCATGTCGGTAAGATTACCGGTGGCGACAGCTGGAATAATGTAGCGGACCGCGCCTCATTGTGGATAGAAGTCCGGGCAGCAAGTTCCGATATTGATGCGTATCTTCAACGGAGAGTGCAACAAGTCTTGGAGGGGGCGGCCGAAAGCTATGATTTGCATGTGGAGAGTCGGTTGGTTGTGAGTTCTGAAGCGGGCCATAACTCTCCTGAACTGATAGAGCTTGGAAAGCGGGCAATCGATGGGCTTTCTTGTGTAACTGCTGTTCCTACGGCGCAGGTCAATGCTTCTGAAGATTTTGTGGCCATGGCAAACATTGTCCGGAGGCGGGGAGGGCAGGCCATGTATATGCTTCATGGAAGTCCTGTGGGAGGAGGCCTCCATAGTGATTCGCTCGAAATTGACGAAAAGGTAATTCGCAATGCTGCAGTCACATATGCGGCGATCTACGAAGCGCTTACAAAATTTACTATATAG
- a CDS encoding helix-turn-helix domain-containing protein, whose product MRFQVGLIAPLWSSERILEIAKEFSDDLELIPFVFERLEEIADILDEHMEAFPFWLLSGPLPFAVAKHHVGSVENLIYCRVTETGLLMELLKMAFECHSFLEKLSIDFIDDAADIEEVLNELGLPRHDVKVKRYKIPVVEEEILKFHQDLWESKAIQYVITTIPFVYKYLKQKGIPVYGVHSSRLEIRLSLELLIEKIRGSYFRNTQSSLVMFEIEDFDALIEKAQTPYKLQLLELKIRNMLLMYSEGIGGYLVYKENGHYEIFASRGRIEQKISELQDVKTSIALDLDSTITIGIGYGETVFAAQINAYKALKHSRQGRRIVVVEDGREIIEYGSEAGALQYGTSSDDEVLNRRLREAKVSIRTYRKIQAYSRNLSPDGFSAAEIAQQMGVTNRNVRRILAGLFRVGLVKAIGEESIGASGRPGRIYQFVPIDQSLS is encoded by the coding sequence GTGCGTTTTCAGGTTGGACTTATAGCCCCTCTTTGGTCATCGGAAAGGATCCTTGAGATAGCCAAAGAGTTTTCTGATGACCTGGAGCTTATTCCTTTTGTCTTTGAACGGCTGGAGGAAATTGCAGATATTCTCGATGAACATATGGAAGCCTTTCCTTTCTGGCTTCTTTCCGGCCCCTTGCCTTTTGCAGTTGCAAAGCATCATGTAGGCTCTGTTGAAAATCTTATATATTGCCGAGTGACGGAAACCGGACTTTTGATGGAACTCTTGAAGATGGCATTTGAATGTCATTCATTTCTGGAAAAGTTATCGATTGATTTTATTGATGATGCTGCTGATATTGAAGAGGTGCTGAATGAATTGGGCCTCCCGCGACATGATGTTAAGGTGAAGCGCTATAAGATTCCTGTAGTTGAAGAAGAGATCCTCAAGTTTCATCAAGATTTGTGGGAAAGCAAAGCGATACAGTACGTAATAACAACAATCCCTTTTGTATACAAATATCTCAAGCAGAAAGGTATTCCTGTATACGGGGTGCATTCATCACGGCTTGAAATTCGCCTGTCGCTTGAACTCCTTATAGAAAAAATCCGCGGTTCCTATTTCCGTAATACGCAGTCGAGTTTGGTAATGTTTGAGATAGAAGATTTTGATGCGCTTATTGAAAAGGCCCAAACTCCTTATAAACTTCAGCTTTTAGAATTGAAAATTCGTAATATGCTGCTTATGTACAGTGAGGGAATTGGCGGGTATCTTGTTTATAAGGAAAACGGCCATTATGAAATTTTTGCTTCCCGAGGGCGTATTGAACAAAAAATCAGTGAACTTCAGGATGTAAAAACTTCAATCGCCCTTGACTTGGACAGTACTATTACTATCGGCATTGGATATGGTGAAACTGTTTTTGCTGCCCAGATTAATGCATATAAGGCCTTAAAGCATTCCCGGCAGGGGAGACGTATCGTTGTTGTGGAAGATGGGCGTGAAATCATCGAATATGGTAGTGAGGCTGGAGCGTTGCAGTATGGTACCTCATCCGATGATGAGGTACTGAATCGTCGTCTGCGTGAAGCAAAGGTCAGTATCAGGACATATAGGAAAATACAGGCTTATTCCCGTAACTTAAGTCCGGATGGTTTTTCTGCGGCTGAAATAGCACAACAGATGGGAGTAACCAACCGTAATGTTCGTCGAATATTGGCCGGCCTTTTCCGTGTTGGTCTCGTTAAGGCTATAGGGGAAGAGAGTATTGGGGCCAGTGGTCGGCCTGGACGGATTTATCAATTTGTACCGATCGATCAATCTCTTTCATAG
- a CDS encoding SDR family oxidoreductase yields MKVLFIGGTGNLSLDCSLRAISQGHHLYHLNRGHSSLSVPGVQTIVGDMNDEAAIASKLAGMHFDAVVDFIAFNPDQVERDIRLFTGKTKQYIFISTASAYRKPPVHHVITEATPLENPYWDYSAKKIACEQLLERAYRASGFPVTIVRPSHTYSSRWIPTAWSSSDFTVAARMLAGKELVVHGDGQSLWTLTHTRDFAVGLVGLLGNPAAIGEAFQITGDQALTWEAIHMAVAAALGVEARIVHVPSDFIAAVDPEMGAHFLGDKACSALFDCSKLKRLVPEFRTTIPFPQGVRESVAWYLADPARQCVNEQIDEVIERVLSAWHRGMQAALS; encoded by the coding sequence ATGAAAGTTTTGTTTATCGGAGGAACGGGAAATCTTTCCCTCGACTGTTCCCTTCGGGCGATCTCCCAGGGCCACCATCTCTACCATCTAAATCGAGGTCACAGTTCCCTTTCGGTCCCAGGCGTTCAAACCATCGTCGGGGATATGAATGATGAGGCAGCGATCGCCTCAAAACTTGCGGGAATGCACTTCGATGCGGTGGTTGATTTTATCGCTTTCAACCCCGATCAGGTGGAGCGGGATATTCGCCTGTTTACTGGTAAGACGAAGCAGTATATCTTTATTTCCACCGCCTCCGCTTATCGCAAGCCTCCGGTCCATCATGTGATAACCGAGGCGACCCCTTTGGAGAATCCCTATTGGGACTACTCTGCAAAAAAGATTGCCTGCGAGCAGCTTCTTGAGAGAGCGTACCGTGCGTCCGGCTTTCCCGTCACCATTGTCAGGCCTTCTCATACCTACAGCAGTCGGTGGATTCCCACAGCGTGGAGCTCTTCCGATTTTACCGTTGCCGCCAGGATGCTGGCGGGAAAAGAGCTCGTTGTTCATGGCGACGGACAATCCCTCTGGACCCTCACCCATACCAGAGACTTCGCCGTTGGCTTGGTTGGCCTTCTCGGTAACCCTGCGGCCATTGGCGAGGCTTTTCAGATCACCGGGGATCAAGCTCTTACCTGGGAGGCCATTCACATGGCTGTTGCCGCAGCCCTTGGTGTTGAAGCGAGGATCGTCCATGTACCATCGGATTTTATCGCTGCGGTCGATCCCGAGATGGGAGCCCATTTTCTCGGCGACAAGGCCTGCTCGGCCCTCTTCGACTGTTCCAAGCTCAAACGCCTTGTGCCCGAGTTTCGAACGACCATTCCCTTTCCTCAGGGGGTTCGCGAATCGGTAGCATGGTATCTTGCCGATCCTGCCCGCCAGTGCGTAAATGAGCAGATCGACGAGGTGATTGAACGGGTCCTTAGTGCCTGGCACCGGGGAATGCAGGCAGCGCTTTCCTGA
- a CDS encoding cofactor-independent phosphoglycerate mutase, translated as MKFLTVLADGMADYPLDELGGKTPLEAASIPVVNELASRGEVGLVKTIPNGMAPGSDVANLSVMGYEPERYHTGRSPLEAASMGVALSDSDVTFRCNLVTLRGKGDYEEMTMEDHSSGEITSEEAGELIEAVGRELGGGGLEFFPGVSYRHLLVWRDGPFDFSFTPPHDILERKIADYLPSGPYGERFLKLMKTSKAILENHPVNQRRKVRGLNPANSIWIWGEGKKPVLPPFRERFGIGGSVVSAVDLIRGIGILAGLRSLEVEGVTGTIHTNFKGKADAAIRAFGAGDEFVYVHLEAPDECGHQGDVPGKVRSMELIDEKIIAPIYAALKASGEPYRILVLPDHPTPISLRTHVADPVPYVLFDSEQELFNPEHRFSEASGKETGIFFDHGPKLMRRFTAR; from the coding sequence ATGAAATTTCTTACCGTTCTGGCCGACGGCATGGCCGACTATCCCCTTGATGAATTGGGCGGGAAGACCCCCCTGGAGGCGGCTTCTATCCCCGTTGTCAACGAACTTGCATCCCGGGGAGAGGTCGGATTGGTAAAAACCATTCCCAACGGCATGGCCCCCGGTTCCGATGTTGCAAACCTCTCGGTGATGGGTTACGAGCCTGAACGGTACCATACCGGTCGTTCTCCTCTGGAGGCGGCGAGCATGGGGGTGGCTCTTTCCGATAGCGATGTGACCTTTCGCTGTAATCTTGTGACACTGAGGGGGAAAGGCGACTACGAAGAGATGACCATGGAGGACCACTCTTCCGGTGAGATCACCAGCGAAGAGGCTGGTGAATTGATCGAAGCGGTAGGGCGTGAGCTTGGCGGCGGGGGATTGGAGTTTTTTCCTGGGGTAAGCTACCGTCACCTTTTGGTCTGGCGGGACGGTCCCTTCGATTTTTCTTTTACCCCTCCTCACGACATCCTTGAACGAAAGATCGCCGATTACCTGCCTTCGGGGCCCTATGGAGAGCGTTTTCTCAAGCTGATGAAGACCTCCAAGGCAATCCTGGAAAACCATCCGGTAAACCAGCGGAGAAAGGTGCGGGGCCTGAATCCCGCAAACTCCATCTGGATATGGGGAGAGGGAAAGAAGCCCGTGCTTCCTCCGTTTCGAGAACGTTTCGGCATCGGCGGATCGGTTGTTTCCGCGGTGGACCTTATCCGCGGAATCGGAATTCTGGCCGGCCTTCGCTCTCTTGAAGTTGAAGGGGTGACCGGTACCATACATACCAATTTCAAAGGTAAGGCCGATGCTGCGATTCGTGCCTTCGGGGCCGGGGATGAGTTTGTCTATGTTCACCTTGAGGCCCCGGATGAGTGTGGCCATCAGGGTGATGTCCCGGGAAAAGTGCGCTCCATGGAGCTGATCGACGAGAAGATCATTGCCCCCATCTATGCGGCGCTGAAGGCATCCGGGGAGCCCTACCGAATTCTCGTTCTTCCCGATCATCCGACTCCCATATCGTTGCGTACCCATGTTGCCGATCCTGTGCCCTATGTACTCTTCGACAGCGAGCAGGAGCTTTTCAATCCCGAACACCGTTTCTCCGAGGCATCGGGGAAGGAAACGGGAATTTTCTTTGATCATGGACCAAAGCTGATGCGGCGTTTCACCGCACGATAG
- the thrC gene encoding threonine synthase: MAEITYHSTRDAAREAIPFSQAVVRGIAPDGGLYVPSSFPTLNITDPQLAALDYEELAEKVLSLLITDFSKEELSSCVHRAYGSGFRHPGVAPIHSCGNVHFIELYHGPTLAFKDMALSILPHILTTAAGKLGIDDTIVILTATSGDTGKAALEGFADVPGTQIVVFYPTDGVSEVQKRQMTTQEGANTHVVGITGNFDDAQNGVKAIFADGEIRERIARRGYRFSSANSINPGRLLPQIVYYINGYLELVRRNTIRPGEKVHVVVPTGNFGNILAAWYARHMGLPVGRFICASNSNNVLTDFIRTGRYSLDRRFSPTISPSMDILISSNLERFLYELADRDPAKVVSLMSDLKNDGVYEIDRTMMKNMDDFYGGFADDTSTVSAIEELYRTYGYVVDTHTAVGYRVYQDFLRETGDDRPVLLASTASPFKFSRSVADAVGVPVEGKSDFELIDLLAERCCLDIPAPIRGIADRPIRHPETCKKDEMARVVEELLS, translated from the coding sequence ATGGCAGAGATTACCTATCACAGCACAAGGGACGCCGCACGTGAGGCAATTCCCTTTTCACAGGCCGTTGTACGGGGTATTGCTCCCGACGGCGGCCTCTATGTTCCCTCTTCTTTTCCAACCCTCAATATCACCGATCCGCAGCTTGCTGCTCTTGATTATGAGGAACTTGCGGAGAAGGTCCTTTCCCTTCTGATTACCGATTTTTCGAAAGAGGAACTCTCCTCCTGCGTCCATCGGGCCTATGGCTCGGGCTTTCGTCACCCTGGGGTGGCACCGATACATAGCTGTGGGAATGTTCACTTTATCGAGCTCTACCATGGACCGACCCTGGCCTTTAAGGATATGGCCCTCTCTATTCTCCCTCATATTCTCACCACCGCCGCCGGAAAGCTCGGGATCGATGACACCATCGTGATCCTTACCGCCACCAGCGGTGATACGGGAAAGGCTGCCCTTGAAGGCTTTGCGGATGTTCCGGGAACGCAGATCGTGGTGTTTTATCCCACCGATGGGGTCAGTGAGGTCCAGAAACGTCAAATGACGACCCAGGAAGGGGCCAATACCCATGTTGTTGGGATTACCGGTAATTTTGATGATGCCCAGAACGGCGTCAAGGCGATTTTTGCCGATGGCGAGATACGGGAACGAATCGCCCGAAGGGGCTACCGCTTTTCCTCCGCCAATTCCATCAATCCGGGGAGACTGCTTCCGCAGATTGTGTACTATATCAACGGCTATCTTGAACTTGTACGACGAAATACAATTCGGCCGGGGGAAAAAGTACATGTTGTCGTGCCGACCGGCAATTTCGGCAATATCCTTGCAGCCTGGTATGCCCGTCACATGGGGCTGCCTGTGGGGCGCTTTATCTGTGCCTCAAATAGTAACAACGTTCTTACCGATTTTATACGGACCGGGCGCTATAGCCTGGATCGGAGATTTTCTCCCACCATCAGTCCCTCCATGGATATTCTCATCTCCAGCAATCTTGAACGATTTCTTTACGAGCTGGCCGACCGGGACCCGGCAAAGGTTGTCTCCCTTATGAGCGACCTAAAAAATGACGGCGTTTATGAGATCGATCGGACAATGATGAAAAACATGGACGATTTTTATGGGGGCTTTGCCGACGATACGTCAACAGTATCGGCAATCGAAGAGCTATATCGTACATATGGTTATGTGGTGGATACCCACACCGCTGTCGGATATCGGGTCTATCAGGATTTTCTGCGGGAAACCGGGGACGACCGGCCGGTGCTTCTTGCCTCGACGGCAAGTCCCTTTAAGTTCAGCAGGAGTGTTGCCGATGCGGTCGGTGTTCCCGTGGAGGGAAAGAGCGATTTTGAATTGATTGACCTCCTTGCGGAGCGGTGCTGTCTTGATATTCCTGCTCCGATCAGAGGAATCGCGGATCGTCCTATTCGTCATCCTGAAACCTGCAAAAAAGATGAAATGGCAAGGGTCGTAGAGGAGCTTTTATCATGA